From one Streptomyces sp. NBC_01478 genomic stretch:
- the carB gene encoding carbamoyl-phosphate synthase large subunit — protein MPKRSDIQSVLVIGSGPIVIGQAAEFDYSGTQACRILRAEGLRVILVNSNPATIMTDPEIADATYIEPITPDFVEKIIAKERPDALLPTLGGQTALNTAISLHEAGTLEKYGVELIGANVEAINKGEDRNLFKEVVEAVRQKIGHGESARSVICHSMDDVIAGVETLGGYPVVVRPSFTMGGAGSGFAHDEEELRRIAGQGLTLSPTTEVLLEESILGWKEYELELMRDKNDNVVVVCSIENFDPMGVHTGDSITVAPAMTLTDREYQTLRDIGIAVIREVGVDTGGCNIQFAVNPVDGRVIVIEMNPRVSRSSALASKATGFPIAKIAAKLAVGYTLDEIPNDITRETPASFEPTLDYVVVKAPRFAFEKFPSADSTLTTTMKSVGEAMAIGRNFTEAFQKALRSLEKKGSQFTFVGEPGDKTQLLEEAARPTDGRINTVMQAIRAGATQEEVFDYTKIDPWFVDQLFLINEIADELAAADKLDPELLAEAKRHGFSDQQIGEIRGLREDVVREVRHALGIRPVYKTVDTCAAEFAAKTPYFYSSYDEENEVAPREKPAVIILGSGPNRIGQGIEFDYSCVHASFALSDAGYETVMVNCNPETVSTDYDTSDRLYFEPLTLEDVLEIVHAEQQAGPVAGVIVQLGGQTPLGLAQALKDNGVPVVGTSPEAIHAAEDRGAFGQVLAEAGLPAPKHGTATTFVGAKAIADEIGYPVLVRPSYVLGGRGMEIVYDETRLESYIAESTEISPSRPVLVDRFLDDAIEIDVDALYDGHELYLGGVMEHIEEAGIHSGDSACALPPITLGGFDIKRLRASTEAIAKGVGVRGLINIQFAMAGDILYVLEANPRASRTVPFTSKATAVPLAKAAARISLGATVAELRAEGLLPANGDGGTLPLDAPISVKEAVMPWSRFRDIHGRGVDTVLGPEMRSTGEVMGIDSVFGTAYAKSQAGAYGPLPTKGRAFISVANRDKRSMIFPARELVAHGFELLATSGTAEVLRRNGLNATVVRKQSEGVGPNGEKTIVQLIHDGEVDLIVNTPYGTGGRLDGYEIRTAAVARSVPCLTTVQALAAAVQGIDALNHGDVGVRSLQEHAEHLTAARD, from the coding sequence GTGCCTAAGCGCTCCGATATCCAGTCCGTCCTGGTCATCGGCTCCGGCCCGATCGTCATCGGCCAGGCCGCCGAGTTCGACTACTCCGGCACCCAGGCCTGCCGCATCCTGCGCGCCGAGGGCCTCCGCGTCATCCTGGTCAACTCCAACCCGGCGACGATCATGACCGACCCGGAGATCGCCGACGCCACCTACATCGAGCCGATCACCCCGGACTTCGTCGAGAAGATCATCGCCAAGGAGCGCCCGGACGCTCTTCTGCCCACCCTTGGCGGTCAGACGGCCCTCAACACCGCGATCTCGCTGCACGAGGCCGGCACCCTGGAGAAGTACGGCGTCGAGCTGATCGGCGCCAACGTCGAGGCCATCAACAAGGGCGAGGACCGCAACCTCTTCAAAGAAGTCGTCGAGGCCGTACGCCAGAAGATCGGTCACGGCGAGTCCGCCCGCTCGGTGATCTGCCACTCCATGGACGACGTGATCGCGGGCGTCGAGACGCTCGGCGGCTACCCGGTCGTCGTCCGTCCCTCCTTCACCATGGGCGGCGCGGGCTCCGGCTTCGCGCACGACGAGGAGGAGCTGCGCCGCATCGCGGGCCAGGGCCTGACCCTCTCGCCGACCACCGAGGTCCTCCTGGAGGAGTCCATCCTCGGCTGGAAGGAGTACGAGCTGGAGCTGATGCGCGACAAGAACGACAACGTCGTGGTCGTCTGCTCCATCGAGAACTTCGACCCCATGGGCGTGCACACCGGCGACTCGATCACCGTCGCCCCGGCGATGACGCTGACCGACCGCGAGTACCAGACCCTGCGGGACATCGGCATCGCCGTGATCCGCGAGGTCGGTGTGGACACGGGCGGCTGCAACATCCAGTTCGCGGTGAACCCGGTGGACGGCCGGGTGATCGTCATCGAGATGAACCCGCGCGTGTCCCGCTCCTCGGCCCTCGCCTCCAAGGCGACCGGCTTCCCGATCGCCAAGATCGCCGCGAAGCTGGCCGTCGGCTACACGCTCGACGAGATCCCGAACGACATCACGCGCGAGACCCCGGCCTCCTTCGAGCCGACCCTCGACTACGTGGTCGTCAAGGCCCCGCGTTTCGCCTTCGAGAAGTTCCCGAGCGCCGACTCGACCCTGACGACCACCATGAAGTCGGTCGGCGAGGCCATGGCGATCGGCCGCAACTTCACCGAGGCCTTCCAGAAGGCACTGCGCTCCCTGGAGAAGAAGGGCAGCCAGTTCACCTTCGTCGGCGAGCCCGGCGACAAGACCCAGCTCCTCGAAGAGGCAGCACGGCCCACCGACGGCCGGATCAACACCGTCATGCAGGCGATCCGCGCGGGCGCCACCCAGGAGGAGGTCTTCGACTACACGAAGATCGACCCCTGGTTCGTCGACCAGCTCTTCCTCATCAACGAGATCGCCGACGAGCTGGCCGCCGCCGACAAGCTGGACCCGGAGCTGCTCGCCGAGGCCAAGCGGCACGGCTTCTCCGACCAGCAGATCGGTGAGATCCGCGGGCTGCGCGAGGACGTCGTCCGCGAGGTGCGGCACGCGCTGGGCATCCGCCCGGTCTACAAGACGGTCGACACCTGCGCCGCCGAGTTCGCCGCGAAGACGCCGTACTTCTACTCGTCCTACGACGAGGAGAACGAGGTCGCCCCGCGCGAGAAGCCCGCGGTCATCATCCTGGGGTCGGGCCCCAACCGCATCGGCCAGGGCATCGAGTTCGACTACTCCTGCGTCCACGCCTCCTTCGCGCTGAGCGACGCGGGCTACGAGACCGTGATGGTCAACTGCAACCCCGAGACCGTCTCCACGGACTACGACACCTCCGACCGCCTGTACTTCGAGCCGCTCACGCTCGAGGACGTGCTGGAGATCGTCCACGCGGAGCAGCAGGCGGGCCCGGTCGCGGGCGTGATCGTCCAGCTCGGCGGCCAGACCCCGCTCGGGCTCGCGCAGGCACTCAAGGACAACGGCGTTCCGGTCGTCGGCACCTCACCCGAGGCGATCCACGCCGCCGAGGACCGCGGCGCCTTCGGCCAGGTCCTCGCGGAGGCGGGCCTCCCGGCCCCCAAGCACGGTACGGCGACCACCTTCGTGGGCGCCAAGGCCATCGCCGACGAGATCGGCTACCCGGTCCTCGTCCGCCCCTCCTACGTCCTCGGCGGACGCGGCATGGAGATCGTCTACGACGAGACCCGTCTGGAGTCGTACATCGCCGAGTCCACCGAGATCAGCCCTTCCCGGCCGGTCCTCGTCGACCGCTTCCTGGACGACGCGATCGAGATCGACGTGGACGCGCTCTACGACGGCCACGAGCTCTACCTCGGCGGTGTCATGGAGCACATCGAGGAGGCCGGTATCCACTCCGGCGACTCGGCGTGCGCCCTGCCGCCGATCACCCTGGGCGGCTTCGACATCAAGCGCCTGCGCGCCTCAACCGAAGCCATCGCCAAGGGAGTCGGCGTCCGCGGCCTGATCAACATCCAGTTCGCGATGGCCGGCGACATCCTCTACGTCCTGGAGGCCAACCCGCGCGCGTCCCGCACGGTCCCCTTCACCTCGAAGGCGACCGCCGTGCCGCTCGCGAAGGCCGCCGCCCGCATCTCGCTGGGCGCGACCGTCGCCGAACTGCGCGCCGAGGGACTGCTCCCGGCCAACGGCGACGGCGGCACGCTGCCGCTCGACGCGCCGATCTCCGTCAAGGAGGCCGTCATGCCGTGGTCGCGCTTCCGCGACATCCACGGGCGGGGCGTCGACACGGTCCTCGGCCCGGAGATGCGCTCCACCGGCGAGGTCATGGGCATCGACTCCGTCTTCGGCACGGCGTACGCCAAGTCCCAGGCGGGCGCCTACGGCCCGCTGCCCACCAAGGGCCGCGCGTTCATCTCGGTCGCCAACCGCGACAAGCGCTCGATGATCTTCCCGGCGCGCGAACTGGTCGCCCACGGCTTCGAGTTGCTCGCCACCTCCGGCACCGCCGAGGTCCTCAGGCGCAACGGCCTGAACGCGACGGTCGTCCGCAAGCAGTCCGAGGGCGTCGGCCCGAACGGCGAGAAGACCATCGTCCAGCTCATCCACGACGGCGAGGTCGACCTCATCGTCAACACCCCGTACGGCACCGGCGGCCGCCTCGACGGCTACGAGATCCGTACCGCGGCCGTGGCCCGGTCCGTGCCGTGTCTCACGACGGTTCAGGCGCTCGCCGCCGCCGTCCAGGGCATCGACGCCCTCAACCACGGTGACGTGGGCGTGCGTTCACTCCAGGAACACGCGGAACACCTGACCGCGGCCCGCGACTAG
- the carA gene encoding glutamine-hydrolyzing carbamoyl-phosphate synthase small subunit: MTTSTRGAAKVPAVLVLEDGRIFRGRAYGSVGVTFGEAVFSTGMTGYQETLTDPSYHRQVVVMTAPHVGNTGVNDEDPESARIWVAGYVVRDPARVPSNWRSRRSLDEELRNQGVVGISGIDTRALTRHLRERGAMRVGIFSGATLPDEDTMLAEVREAPEMTGADLSAEVATKETYVVPAIGEKKYTVAAVDLGIKGMTPHRMAERGIEVHVLPATATVEDVYAVRPDGVFFSNGPGDPATADHPVAVMQAVLERGTPLFGICFGNQILGRALGFGTYKLKYGHRGINQPVQDRTTGKVEVTAHNHGFAVDAPLDKVSETPYGRAEVSHVCLNDQVVEGLRLLDRPAFSVQYHPEAAAGPHDAAYLFDRFTSLMDTALMEGQRA; encoded by the coding sequence ATGACCACCTCCACCAGGGGAGCCGCCAAGGTTCCCGCCGTACTCGTCCTGGAGGACGGCCGGATCTTCCGCGGCCGTGCCTACGGGTCCGTGGGGGTGACCTTCGGCGAGGCCGTGTTCTCCACCGGCATGACCGGCTACCAGGAGACCCTGACCGACCCGTCGTACCACCGCCAGGTCGTCGTGATGACAGCCCCGCACGTCGGCAACACCGGCGTCAACGACGAGGACCCCGAGTCGGCCCGCATCTGGGTCGCCGGTTACGTGGTGCGCGACCCCGCGCGCGTGCCGTCCAACTGGCGCTCCCGCCGCTCCCTGGACGAGGAGCTGCGCAACCAGGGCGTCGTCGGGATCTCCGGCATCGACACGCGCGCGTTGACCCGTCATCTGCGCGAGCGCGGCGCGATGCGCGTCGGCATCTTCTCCGGCGCCACGCTGCCCGACGAGGACACCATGCTCGCCGAGGTGCGCGAGGCCCCCGAGATGACGGGCGCGGACCTGTCCGCCGAGGTCGCCACCAAGGAGACCTACGTCGTCCCCGCGATCGGCGAGAAGAAGTACACCGTCGCCGCCGTCGACCTCGGCATCAAGGGCATGACCCCGCACCGCATGGCCGAGCGCGGCATCGAGGTGCACGTGCTGCCGGCCACCGCCACCGTCGAGGACGTGTACGCCGTCCGGCCCGACGGGGTCTTCTTCTCCAACGGTCCCGGCGACCCCGCCACCGCCGATCACCCCGTCGCCGTCATGCAGGCCGTCCTGGAGCGCGGTACCCCGCTCTTCGGCATCTGCTTCGGCAACCAGATCCTCGGCCGCGCGCTCGGCTTCGGCACGTACAAGCTGAAGTACGGCCACCGGGGCATCAACCAGCCCGTGCAGGACCGTACGACGGGCAAGGTCGAGGTCACCGCGCACAACCACGGCTTCGCCGTCGACGCGCCTCTCGACAAGGTCTCCGAGACCCCCTACGGCCGCGCCGAGGTCTCGCACGTCTGCCTGAACGACCAGGTCGTCGAGGGGCTGCGGCTCCTCGACCGGCCGGCGTTCAGCGTCCAGTACCACCCCGAAGCGGCAGCGGGCCCGCACGACGCCGCCTACCTGTTCGACCGCTTCACGTCTTTGATGGACACAGCTCTGATGGAGGGCCAGCGTGCCTAA
- a CDS encoding aspartate carbamoyltransferase catalytic subunit, producing the protein MQRHLISAADLSRDDAVLILDTAEEMARVADRPIKKLPTLRGRTVVNLFFEDSTRTRISFEAAEKRLSADVINFTAKGSSVSKGESLKDTAQTLEAMGVDAVVIRHGASGAPYRLATSGWIDAAVINAGDGTHQHPTQALLDAFTMRRRLVGRDAGLGQDLAGKRITLVGDILHSRVARSNVDLLHTLGAEVTLVAPPTLVPVGVEAWPCEVSYDLDSTLSKSDAVMLLRVQRERMNAAFFPTEREYSRRYGLDGDRMAKMPEHAIVMHPGPMVRGMEITAEVADSDRCTVVEQVANGVSIRMAVLYLLLGGNEPAVSHARIEEK; encoded by the coding sequence ATGCAGCGTCATCTCATCTCGGCCGCCGACCTCTCCCGCGACGACGCCGTCCTGATCCTCGACACCGCCGAGGAGATGGCCCGGGTCGCCGACCGGCCGATCAAGAAACTGCCGACCCTGCGCGGCCGTACCGTGGTCAACCTCTTCTTCGAGGACTCCACGCGCACGCGTATCTCCTTCGAAGCCGCCGAGAAGCGCCTCTCCGCCGACGTCATCAACTTCACCGCCAAGGGGTCGAGTGTCTCCAAGGGCGAGTCCCTGAAGGACACCGCGCAGACCCTGGAGGCCATGGGCGTCGACGCGGTCGTCATCCGGCACGGTGCCTCCGGGGCGCCGTACCGGCTCGCCACCTCCGGGTGGATCGACGCGGCCGTCATCAACGCCGGCGACGGCACCCACCAGCACCCGACGCAGGCGCTGCTCGACGCGTTCACCATGCGCCGCCGGCTCGTCGGCCGGGACGCCGGGCTCGGGCAGGACCTGGCCGGCAAGCGGATCACGCTCGTCGGCGACATTCTGCACAGCCGCGTCGCCCGCTCGAACGTCGACCTGCTGCACACCCTCGGCGCAGAGGTCACCCTCGTCGCCCCGCCCACCCTGGTGCCGGTCGGCGTCGAGGCCTGGCCCTGCGAGGTCTCGTACGACCTCGACAGCACGCTCTCCAAGTCCGACGCGGTGATGCTGCTGCGTGTCCAGCGCGAGCGCATGAACGCGGCGTTCTTCCCGACCGAGCGCGAGTACTCGCGGCGCTACGGCCTCGACGGCGACCGCATGGCGAAGATGCCCGAGCACGCGATCGTGATGCACCCGGGGCCGATGGTCCGGGGCATGGAGATCACCGCCGAGGTCGCCGACTCGGACCGCTGCACCGTCGTCGAGCAGGTCGCAAACGGAGTCTCCATCCGGATGGCCGTGCTCTATCTGCTTCTGGGCGGCAACGAACCCGCCGTCAGCCACGCCCGCATCGAGGAGAAGTAA
- a CDS encoding PH-like domain-containing protein: MTPLELTHLAAGEKSAPVTDWAARIGWLVGLALFIALVYWLMREGWKWRGTLQGDLPELPTAPEEVGEAKLAVLSMSGRYHGSTTAGQWLDRIVAHGLGTRSRVELTLTEAGLDVVRPGATDFFIPAGALREALLGKGIAGKVLSEGGLLVVTWAHGDRLIDSGFRSDHAAEHTEWVDTLNSMIKKSLETTDTEGAR, from the coding sequence GTGACACCTCTGGAACTGACCCACCTCGCGGCCGGGGAGAAGTCCGCCCCGGTGACCGACTGGGCCGCCCGTATCGGCTGGCTCGTCGGCCTCGCCCTCTTCATCGCGCTCGTCTACTGGCTGATGCGCGAGGGCTGGAAGTGGCGCGGCACCCTCCAGGGCGACCTGCCCGAGCTGCCCACCGCGCCGGAAGAGGTGGGTGAGGCGAAACTGGCTGTGTTGTCGATGAGCGGCCGCTACCACGGCTCCACCACCGCCGGGCAGTGGCTCGACCGCATCGTGGCGCACGGCCTGGGCACCCGCAGCAGGGTCGAGCTGACCCTGACGGAGGCCGGCCTGGATGTCGTACGACCGGGAGCCACCGACTTCTTCATCCCGGCCGGGGCGCTGCGCGAGGCCCTGCTCGGCAAGGGCATCGCCGGGAAGGTCCTCAGCGAGGGCGGTCTCCTGGTCGTGACGTGGGCGCACGGCGACCGGCTGATCGACTCCGGGTTCCGCTCGGACCACGCGGCCGAGCACACGGAGTGGGTCGACACCCTGAACAGCATGATCAAAAAGAGTCTCGAAACGACCGACACGGAAGGCGCACGATGA
- a CDS encoding dihydroorotase, whose product MSKILIRGAKILGGEPQDVLIDGDTISEVGVGLSAEGAEVVEADGKVLLPGLVDLHTHLREPGREDSETVLTGTRAAASGGYTAVFAMANTFPVADTAGVVEQVYRLGQEHGYCDVQPIGAVTVGLEGKKLAELGAMHESAAGVTVFSDDGKCVDDAVIMRRALEYVKAFGGVVAQHAQEPRLTEGAQMNEGVVSAELGLGGWPAVAEESIIARDVLLAEHVGSRVHICHLSTAGSVEIVRWAKSRGIDVTAEVTPHHLLLTDELVRSYNPVFKVNPPLRTERDVLALREALADGTIDIVATDHAPHPHEDKDCEWAAAAMGMVGLETALSVVQETMVDTGLLTWAGVAERMSAKPAEIGRAVGHGRPVSAGEPANLTLVDTEYRGSVDPAGFASRSRNTPYEGRELPGRVTHTWLRGKATLVDGKLT is encoded by the coding sequence ATGAGCAAGATCCTGATCCGTGGTGCGAAGATCCTCGGCGGCGAGCCGCAGGACGTGCTGATCGACGGGGACACGATCTCCGAGGTGGGCGTCGGCCTGAGCGCCGAAGGCGCCGAGGTCGTCGAGGCCGACGGCAAGGTGCTGTTGCCCGGTCTCGTCGACCTGCACACCCACCTCCGCGAGCCCGGCCGCGAGGACTCCGAGACCGTGCTGACCGGCACACGGGCCGCCGCCAGCGGCGGCTACACCGCCGTGTTCGCCATGGCCAACACCTTCCCCGTCGCCGACACCGCCGGTGTCGTCGAGCAGGTCTACCGGCTCGGCCAGGAGCACGGCTACTGCGATGTGCAGCCCATCGGCGCCGTCACCGTCGGCCTGGAGGGCAAGAAGCTCGCCGAGCTGGGCGCCATGCACGAGTCGGCCGCCGGGGTCACCGTCTTCTCCGACGACGGCAAGTGCGTCGACGACGCGGTGATCATGCGCCGCGCGCTGGAGTACGTGAAGGCCTTCGGGGGAGTCGTCGCCCAGCACGCGCAGGAGCCCCGCCTCACCGAGGGCGCCCAGATGAACGAGGGCGTCGTCTCCGCCGAACTCGGGCTCGGGGGCTGGCCGGCGGTGGCCGAAGAATCGATCATCGCCCGGGATGTCCTGCTCGCCGAGCACGTCGGTTCCCGCGTCCACATCTGCCACCTCTCGACCGCGGGTTCCGTCGAGATCGTCCGCTGGGCCAAGTCCCGGGGCATCGACGTGACCGCCGAGGTCACCCCGCACCACCTCCTCCTCACGGATGAGCTGGTGCGCTCCTACAACCCCGTCTTCAAGGTCAACCCGCCGCTGCGCACCGAGCGCGATGTGCTGGCCCTGCGCGAGGCGCTCGCCGACGGCACGATCGACATCGTCGCCACCGACCACGCCCCGCACCCGCACGAGGACAAGGACTGCGAGTGGGCCGCCGCCGCCATGGGGATGGTCGGCCTGGAGACCGCGTTGTCAGTGGTGCAGGAGACCATGGTGGACACCGGGCTCCTCACCTGGGCCGGGGTCGCCGAGCGCATGTCCGCCAAGCCCGCAGAGATCGGGCGGGCGGTGGGCCACGGCCGTCCCGTCTCGGCTGGTGAGCCCGCCAACCTCACGCTCGTCGACACGGAATACCGTGGGTCGGTGGACCCCGCGGGCTTCGCTTCGCGCAGTCGCAACACCCCGTACGAGGGGCGTGAGCTGCCGGGCCGTGTGACGCACACCTGGCTCCGGGGCAAGGCCACGCTCGTCGACGGGAAGCTCACGTGA
- a CDS encoding quinone-dependent dihydroorotate dehydrogenase, which produces MYKIFFSLVFKRMDPEQAHHLAFRWIRLAVRIPVLRTFVAAALAPRFEELRTEAFGLRMHGPFGLAAGFDKNAVAIDGMSMLGFDHVEIGTVTGEPQPGNPKKRLFRLVPDRALINRMGFNNEGSAAVADRLAAREAVFRTVVGVNIGKTKVVPEEEAVGDYVKSTERLARHADYLVVNVSSPNTPGLRNLQATEALRPLLTAVREAADRAVTDRRVPLLVKIAPDLADEDVDAVADLAVELGLDGIIATNTTIAREGLGLESGPELVKETGGLSGAPLKARSLEVLRRLYARVGDRITLVGVGGIENAEDAWQRILAGATLVQGYSAFIYEGPFWGRAIHKGLAARLRTSPYATLADAVGADARKPV; this is translated from the coding sequence ATGTACAAGATCTTCTTCAGTCTCGTCTTCAAACGGATGGACCCGGAGCAGGCCCACCACCTCGCCTTCCGCTGGATCCGGCTCGCCGTCCGCATCCCCGTACTGCGCACGTTCGTCGCCGCCGCTCTCGCGCCCCGGTTCGAGGAACTGCGCACCGAGGCCTTCGGGCTGCGCATGCACGGCCCGTTCGGGCTCGCGGCCGGGTTCGACAAGAACGCGGTGGCGATCGACGGCATGTCGATGCTCGGCTTCGACCATGTCGAGATCGGCACGGTCACGGGGGAGCCGCAGCCCGGCAACCCCAAGAAGCGGCTGTTCCGCCTTGTGCCGGACCGGGCGCTGATCAACCGCATGGGCTTCAACAACGAGGGCTCCGCGGCCGTGGCGGACCGGCTGGCGGCTCGTGAGGCGGTCTTCCGGACCGTCGTGGGCGTCAACATCGGCAAGACCAAGGTCGTACCCGAGGAGGAGGCCGTCGGCGACTACGTGAAGTCGACCGAGCGACTCGCCCGGCACGCCGACTATCTCGTGGTGAACGTGTCGTCGCCCAACACGCCCGGGCTGCGCAACCTCCAGGCGACCGAGGCGCTGCGCCCGCTGCTGACCGCCGTGCGCGAGGCCGCCGACCGCGCGGTGACCGACCGCCGCGTCCCGCTCCTGGTGAAGATCGCGCCGGACCTCGCGGACGAGGACGTCGACGCGGTCGCCGACCTCGCCGTGGAACTCGGCCTGGACGGGATCATCGCCACGAACACGACCATCGCGCGCGAGGGCCTCGGTTTGGAATCCGGACCCGAACTCGTCAAGGAGACCGGCGGACTGTCGGGAGCACCGCTGAAGGCTCGCTCCCTGGAGGTACTGCGCCGCCTCTACGCGCGCGTGGGCGACCGCATCACCCTCGTGGGCGTCGGCGGCATCGAGAACGCGGAGGACGCCTGGCAGCGCATCCTCGCCGGTGCCACCCTCGTGCAGGGCTACAGCGCCTTCATCTACGAAGGGCCCTTCTGGGGCCGCGCCATCCACAAGGGCCTCGCCGCACGCCTGCGCACGAGCCCGTACGCCACCCTCGCCGACGCGGTCGGCGCCGACGCAAGGAAGCCGGTATGA